TGTATGCTTtcgtcttttcttttctgctcagttttaccttcatcttttaacagaaatgagTGATACAGTGCGAAAGAGACCTCACTGTGATTTCTGTACGAGTACATGGGCTGGCACTTTGTCTGCAGCTTCCCATATCAAAGGGAGCGACTGAGCTCTGAGCTGAAAGTCACTATGAGAAGCTGCAGAGGCAGATTTTTGACTGTGATTATATTTGAGGGTTTCCTGGTTTCAAGTGTTGAAATGACTTGACTGAATTTTAAGTGTGAGAATTTCTCTGCGCTCCTGTTCAGTTGCCAGAAGATGGATGTCTGAGCTTCCCAAAGCAAGTAGACACAGTCACTGAATGCGAAGCTTTAAAATTTACCTTCACTTCAAAAGAAGCGAAGAAACTTCTTCTATGTGCTGAGGTGAGTGCGCTCAGCATGCTGCCATCTGCTGCTGTGAACGGGTACTGCATACAGAATTTGTTAATCCAAATTCTGACTCCCCTAAAAGTActtcattttgtccatttttctttcagagtgatatttttttgcatttcttgacTTATTTCATTTTGGACAATCAAACAGACTAAATTTTCCTGGACTATATTTGCATTTATCCTGATATTTCTGGATAATTAGAAATCAGTTGGAGCAGTTTGCTTTACAAAATTCAATGATATGACTTATGTTGTATACAagtgttaaataaataagttgtattgaacaaaataaataaataaataaataaaatcaagctaTTTCTATGGACAGTCGTAAAGACACATactatttttgtgaaattgaaTATTAGAACAACTTTTTGTATATCGCACATTTCTTGATATCTTTGTATGCTGGTTAGATTTTTAATATACACTGTTCTATGGTTTGCTTCTGTAAAAAGTGCATTTGAATTATAAAGTAATCTATAATTATTATTAGTGTTGCTATAACTGTGACTACCTTCTGTTATTGTATTCCTTTAATTCACAAGTGCAGTATTTCACAGTACAACTGGTGTGTCCTTGGTTCACCTTTGTCTCCTTCTTAGGTCCGTCTGGcattattacttaaaaaaaaaaaaaaaaaaaaaaaaaaaaaaaaacttttttaaaaatgatttagtttTATACTCATTTTACTTCTTATCTTGCTACTTTACTTAAAATGTACTTGTGTTTATAAAGCTGTGACACCTAGGTTTACTCGAAATAcatttaactgaattaaaacaaatagaaataattaaaaaaaatctaaacattctCTGGAATTGTTGATATTCACTTGtgatatgtaaaaaacaaaaaaacacactcacCAGTCAAAatctttcattgttttaatataTCCAATGAAAAATAAGTAGGTGACATCTAAATGTTTGGCTAGAAACTCtgagacaaatataaaaaaataccagGTTAACGAGTTAAATTTGAAGACAACAATCATCCAAAGTCTTACTTTATATTTACTCTACAGAAACATCCAGTCCACTATCTCTATGCCCTAAAAGGATTAAAAGAGAcgttctcttctttttcttagcTCCCCAGATGTTTCCAAAGGACAGAAATGTCTAAACTTGTTCTGAGTTTTCTTGTTTACTGCCTCAAAGGTCCTGTGAAACCGGAAAAACTAAGCAAAACAGTGTTCATTTTAAGACACTGTAAGTGAAAAAGATGTAAGAAGTTTTGGTGAACAATTAAGACACTTGTATGAGTATAactacaagaaaaataaaaagagcacaACCGATGAACACACCATCTTGCGATAAGCACTGGTAGAGCCAGCCAGTATTTATGATTCATCCATGCCGAGAAGCAACCGgggttgctttatttttagttgacGGACCTGCCACAATTTCTAGCTTTCAGGGCACAAAGCATCTCATCTCAAAACGAAATATGAGGGGGCGAGCTCCGGGTatgatgagaaaaacaaaagacagagacacaaacactcATGCAATACAAACACacgtacacgcacacacacacacacacgcacacacatacaaaaaggGAGATGCTTTCTTTCCCTCTAGGAGGCTGTGAATTTCCTGATTGTGATGACGATGAGTGCGAGGAGGACTGATGCTCCCAGGAAGACTGCAACAACTATGGCAGTGATGGCACCCGGTCCCAGAACTcctaaacacacagagacacaaacaaaatcttatcatttataaatgataatttaaaaatttaataaaaatgagcaaaaagcTATCAAAACTAACTGGTCCTATGGAAATACATAACTGCCACCTTACTTAAATCACTGACTTACTCTGATTACCTAACTTGTTTTGGAAAGTTTAAGTTTAATTTGCCACAACAATAATATTATCAATTAAAATATCTTTGACTGAACCTATCTGGAAACATGACACAAGTTAAAAGacgaaacaaaaacacaccataTTCTGATTTGACAAACTAACAGtctggaaatgtttcatttaggttcacattaaacatttctaagccatcatccatcatctgaGGAAAACATGGAGCCATTTCCCTGAAGTGTCCAGGACTCCACCGCCACATTGAAAACTCAAACAGGAGATCAAAAGACAGctgagaaaacattaaaagagtTGCAGACCCTTGTCTACATGAGTAAGGAGCGTTTAAGATTcaaaaatgggaagaaaaaaaaaatttgactgaGCAACAATGGCATCCATGGGAAAGCTTATGGGCAACTACTACTGCTgaccaaataataaaacaaaacaagaaagcaTGCTcccatttaacaaaaaacaacaacaaaaaaaacaaaaacatctttatgaGGAGAAGACtataggaaaaatattttgtggtatgATGGGattgaaactgtatttttagaAGGTATGCATCTAGTTACATAAAAGCATAAAGCATTTCAAATGACAGATTCTGCTCAGTCTCAGAAGATGTTGAAGGAAAGTATCTGCTCTGTTTGTGACCTTAAGCACAAGTACATTTGGGTTAACCACATATTTCTACGCAGAGATGTAGAAGACTCGTTGCAAATGACTGATGGCAGTTGTTGCACCACAAGGTGACACAACCTGTTATGAGGTCAAGACAGTCTAATATGTTATCACATAGGGCCAGGTGGGTTTGGATTGCTTTATGCCactaataataaattatattctaatttaaaaactggGTTTTGAATTTACTCTGGATATTTCTGTCTATTACAATGTGTGTGATGGCCTTAAACATCTAAGTGTGACATAacaggaaaagaagaaatgtaaaggataacattttttttgctgcagtgtAGGGGACTAAAAGTGAATCTGTACGCTGGATCaatgcagtttatttaatttttaacctTCGTCTTCGTCCAGGATTGGAGGCTGCGTGGAGTCTTCAAAATCAAAGGTGTAGGTCTGTCCTGGGTTGTCCAGGAAATGGCTCCTGGTTGTGACTTCAGTGATCCACACTGGTGGATCTCCAGACATGGCATCCTGGTGGTCCCTGCTGGATAAGGCAGGGTCCAACACTGTCTCTGCACAGagatggtggaaaaaaaaaaaaaaaaagacaacacaagcTTGTTCAGCTAACTGCAGTACGCATGATGAGGTACATCTTTATGCTAATGGGCCATTTTGTCAGCTCTGGGTATGAACAGCAGCTTGCATAGCCTCTTCTGTAACTCTTTAAACAGTCGGTTTCTTGTCTAGAC
This is a stretch of genomic DNA from Gambusia affinis linkage group LG12, SWU_Gaff_1.0, whole genome shotgun sequence. It encodes these proteins:
- the snorc gene encoding protein SNORC, which codes for MIHSSVCRVVLVLFSLLSVLAHTETVLDPALSSRDHQDAMSGDPPVWITEVTTRSHFLDNPGQTYTFDFEDSTQPPILDEDEGVLGPGAITAIVVAVFLGASVLLALIVITIRKFTAS